The DNA window AGGTGAAGCGGTAGGCTCTTACCTGCACGGCGCTCGTATCGGTGTTCTGGTTGCTGCTGAAGGCGCAAACGAAGAGCTGATCAAACACATCGCAATGCACGTTGCTGCAAGCAAGCCAGAATATGTAAACCCAACTGACGTTCCTGCTGACGTTGTTGAGCGTGAGCATCAGATCCAGCTGGACATCGCTATGCAGTCTGGCAAGCCACGCGAAATCGCAGAGAAAATGGTTTCTGGCCGTATGAACAAATTCACCGGCGAAATCTCTCTGACTGGTCAGAACTTCGTGATGGACCCAAGCAAAACTGTTGGTGCTCTGCTGAAAGAAAACAATGCTAAAGTTATCGACTTTATTCGCTTCGAAGTGGGCGAAGGCATTGAAAAAGTTGAAGCTGATTTCGCAGCAGAAGTTGCTGCAATGAGCAAACAGTCTTAATTGTTTAAACGGAGCCGCCCATTGGCGGTTCTGTCTTATTTCAAGATGAATTTTACATCT is part of the Xenorhabdus cabanillasii genome and encodes:
- the tsf gene encoding translation elongation factor Ts; the encoded protein is MADITAALVKELRERTGAGMMECKKALVEANGDIELAIDNMRKSGQAKAAKKAGRVAAEGVILVEVSADAKFAGIVELNCETDFVAKDSGFLAFGKEVIASVMADKNADIDALKAKFEEQRTTLVAKIGENINIRRVAILEGEAVGSYLHGARIGVLVAAEGANEELIKHIAMHVAASKPEYVNPTDVPADVVEREHQIQLDIAMQSGKPREIAEKMVSGRMNKFTGEISLTGQNFVMDPSKTVGALLKENNAKVIDFIRFEVGEGIEKVEADFAAEVAAMSKQS